In a genomic window of Candidatus Avedoeria danica:
- a CDS encoding YciI family protein, with protein MRVMVIVKATADSEAGVMPSEQRMTEMGAYNEQLVNAGIMLAGEGLHPSTKGARVQFAGTNRTVVDGPFAETKELVAGFWLWQVRSMDEAIEWVKRCPNPMLGPSEIEIRPVFEAEDFGAEYTPELREQEDRLRAKVEAQQAS; from the coding sequence ATGCGCGTCATGGTGATCGTGAAGGCCACCGCGGATTCCGAAGCCGGCGTCATGCCGAGCGAGCAGCGGATGACCGAGATGGGCGCCTACAACGAGCAGCTCGTAAACGCCGGCATCATGCTGGCCGGCGAGGGCCTCCATCCGAGCACGAAGGGCGCCCGCGTCCAGTTCGCGGGCACGAACCGCACCGTCGTCGACGGCCCGTTCGCCGAGACCAAGGAGCTTGTCGCAGGCTTCTGGCTCTGGCAGGTGCGGTCGATGGACGAGGCGATCGAGTGGGTGAAGCGCTGCCCGAACCCGATGCTCGGGCCGTCCGAGATCGAGATCCGGCCGGTGTTCGAGGCCGAGGACTTCGGCGCCGAGTACACGCCGGAGCTGCGTGAGCAGGAGGATCGGCTGCGGGCGAAGGTGGAGGCGCAGCAGGCGTCGTAG
- a CDS encoding RNA polymerase sigma factor yields the protein MPTSATHRAIDAVWRIESARLIAGLTRIVRDVGLAEDLAQDALVSALKQWPESGVPDNPGAWLMAAAKHRAIDQFRRAERLDVKYAAIAHTLEAEHDDAAADRDAALDGVGVDADDDVGDDLLRLVFIACHPVLSTEARVALTLRLLGGLTTDEIARAFLVAEATVAQRIVRAKRTLAEARVPFEVPRGADRAARLSSVLEVIYLIFNEGYSTTAGDDWLRPALCDEALRLARILAGLAPGEPEVHGLVALLEIQASRTHARVGPSGEPILLLDQNRSRWDQLLIRRGLAALDRAAALAAAQGGALGPYALQAAIAACHARARTATDTDWGRIAAQYDALAQLAPSPVVELNRAVAVAMAFGPAEGLAIVDGLVAEPALKAYHLLPSVRGDLLAKLGRSDEARAEFERAAGMTRNGRERALLLGRAGECGSRSVSTTQ from the coding sequence ATGCCGACGTCCGCCACCCACCGCGCCATCGACGCCGTCTGGCGGATCGAGTCCGCGCGCCTGATCGCCGGCCTCACCCGCATCGTCCGCGATGTCGGCCTGGCCGAGGACCTCGCCCAAGACGCGCTCGTCAGCGCGCTCAAGCAGTGGCCTGAGTCAGGCGTCCCGGACAACCCGGGCGCCTGGCTCATGGCCGCGGCCAAGCACCGGGCGATCGACCAGTTCCGGCGCGCCGAGCGGCTCGACGTGAAGTACGCGGCCATCGCGCACACCCTCGAGGCCGAGCACGACGACGCCGCGGCGGACCGCGACGCGGCGCTCGACGGGGTCGGGGTCGATGCCGATGACGACGTCGGCGACGACCTGCTGCGGCTCGTCTTCATCGCCTGCCACCCCGTCCTGTCCACGGAAGCGCGTGTCGCGCTCACGCTCCGCCTCCTCGGCGGCCTGACGACGGACGAGATCGCCCGCGCCTTCCTCGTCGCCGAAGCGACCGTCGCGCAGCGGATCGTCCGCGCCAAGCGGACCCTTGCCGAGGCGCGCGTCCCGTTCGAGGTCCCGCGCGGCGCCGACCGTGCCGCCCGCCTTTCGTCCGTCCTCGAGGTCATCTACCTGATCTTCAACGAAGGCTACTCGACCACCGCCGGGGACGACTGGCTCCGGCCGGCGCTGTGCGACGAGGCGCTCCGCCTGGCCCGCATCCTGGCCGGCCTCGCGCCCGGCGAGCCCGAAGTGCACGGCCTCGTCGCCCTTCTCGAGATCCAGGCATCCCGTACGCACGCGCGCGTCGGCCCGTCCGGCGAGCCGATCCTCCTGCTCGACCAGAACCGTAGCCGCTGGGACCAGCTCCTCATCCGCCGCGGCCTGGCAGCCCTCGACCGTGCGGCAGCGCTCGCCGCCGCACAGGGCGGTGCGCTCGGCCCGTACGCCCTCCAGGCCGCGATCGCCGCTTGCCACGCTCGGGCGCGAACCGCCACGGATACGGATTGGGGCCGCATCGCCGCGCAGTACGACGCGCTCGCCCAACTCGCCCCGTCCCCCGTCGTCGAGCTGAACCGCGCCGTGGCCGTGGCGATGGCGTTCGGTCCGGCGGAGGGCCTCGCGATCGTCGACGGGCTCGTCGCGGAGCCGGCGCTCAAGGCATACCACCTGCTGCCGAGCGTGCGGGGCGACTTGCTGGCCAAGCTCGGGCGCTCCGACGAGGCGCGCGCGGAGTTCGAGCGGGCGGCGGGGATGACGCGCAACGGGCGGGAGCGGGCGTTGTTGCTGGGGCGGGCGGGGGAGTGCGGGTCCAGATCCGTTTCCACCACGCAGTAG
- a CDS encoding beta-lactamase family protein — translation MSWQSRIAPLAEAALHNRAVPGLVLAVARGHDVPEYLVLGTDAAGRALTTDSLFPVASITKLATALAVLRLVADGMLELDDPLAKHLPDAAAAQDGVTLRTMLSHTAGLPIDLAPEAAPYAPGLDWPALVRACLATPPAAAPLIEVQYSNVGSGLLAIVVERRTGLPIREALETHVLSPLGIEGTLGSEPPRPPAVLTGELGDHAGTALEPFNSPFWRSLGMPWGGLLTTAAGALALVRAYAGVPAGFLPADILADATRDQTGGLGGGLFGSLRWPRCPWGLGAELRGDKAPHWTPAEASPDSFGHVGASGCLAWCDPAADVAWAILGTRTFERWWRAWPSIGAAVLATGGPAGSVSA, via the coding sequence ATGTCCTGGCAATCCCGTATCGCCCCCCTCGCCGAAGCCGCCCTACACAACCGCGCCGTCCCCGGCCTCGTCCTTGCCGTGGCGCGCGGCCACGACGTGCCCGAATACCTCGTGCTCGGCACCGACGCCGCCGGCCGCGCCTTGACGACGGACTCGCTGTTCCCGGTGGCCTCGATCACCAAGCTGGCGACGGCGCTGGCGGTCCTGCGCCTCGTCGCTGACGGGATGCTCGAGCTCGACGATCCGCTGGCCAAGCACCTGCCCGATGCCGCCGCCGCTCAGGACGGCGTGACCCTTCGCACCATGCTCAGCCACACGGCGGGCCTGCCGATCGACCTCGCACCCGAGGCTGCTCCGTACGCGCCGGGGCTCGACTGGCCGGCTCTCGTCCGCGCCTGCCTCGCGACCCCGCCGGCGGCTGCGCCCCTGATCGAAGTCCAGTACAGCAACGTCGGCTCCGGCCTGCTGGCCATCGTCGTCGAGCGGCGGACCGGACTGCCGATCCGCGAGGCGCTCGAAACCCACGTGCTGTCGCCGCTCGGCATCGAAGGCACCCTCGGCAGCGAGCCGCCGCGCCCGCCGGCCGTGCTGACGGGCGAGCTCGGCGACCATGCCGGCACCGCGCTCGAGCCCTTCAACTCGCCCTTCTGGCGATCGCTCGGCATGCCGTGGGGCGGCCTGCTGACGACGGCCGCCGGTGCGCTCGCGCTGGTACGGGCGTACGCCGGTGTGCCCGCCGGCTTCCTGCCCGCCGACATCCTCGCCGACGCCACCCGCGACCAGACCGGCGGGCTCGGCGGCGGCCTCTTCGGGTCGCTGCGTTGGCCGCGCTGCCCATGGGGCCTCGGCGCCGAGCTGCGCGGCGACAAGGCGCCCCATTGGACGCCGGCCGAGGCCTCGCCCGACTCCTTCGGCCACGTCGGCGCCAGCGGCTGCCTGGCCTGGTGCGACCCGGCGGCGGACGTGGCCTGGGCGATCCTGGGCACGCGCACCTTCGAGCGGTGGTGGCGGGCATGGCCCTCGATCGGGGCGGCGGTATTGGCGACCGGCGGGCCGGCGGGCTCGGTCAGCGCGTGA
- a CDS encoding nucleotidyltransferase domain-containing protein: MLTPPPLPPPTVTAAHRATVRRRNAEDAAARAAKRDRAWSAARSCAALLRERFGAERIVVFGSLIENEGRWFGTRSDIDLAAWGIRDDDYFTAVGQLQGVAAEFGVDLVAMERCPDHLRATVEEYGVAL; encoded by the coding sequence ATGTTGACCCCACCGCCCCTTCCACCACCCACGGTAACCGCAGCCCACCGCGCCACCGTCCGCCGCCGCAACGCCGAAGACGCCGCCGCCCGCGCCGCCAAGCGCGATCGCGCATGGTCGGCCGCACGCTCCTGCGCGGCGCTCCTCCGCGAGCGCTTCGGCGCCGAGCGTATCGTGGTGTTCGGGTCTCTGATCGAGAACGAGGGGCGCTGGTTTGGCACCCGCTCCGACATCGACCTTGCCGCGTGGGGCATTCGGGACGACGACTACTTCACGGCGGTAGGTCAGTTGCAGGGCGTCGCCGCCGAGTTCGGAGTCGACCTCGTGGCCATGGAGCGCTGCCCGGATCATCTGAGGGCGACGGTCGAGGAATACGGGGTGGCGCTGTGA